A region of the Curtobacterium flaccumfaciens pv. betae genome:
CCGGGCAGCTGGTCGACGGACGAGGACGGCCCGGTGGTCGCACTGGCCGAGGACGAGACGATCGAGGTCGACGGGCAGCAGGTCACCGGGACGCACCGGTTCGGCCCGCTGCCCGAGCGCTCGAGCACGAACGTGGTGTGGCGCGACGGCGAGGAGACCGTGGTGATCGAGGTCGCCCGGCGAGGCGGCAGCGACCTGCTGCGCCCGCGACACCCGTCGAACCCGACCCGCGTCGGCTACCACGGCACCCCGGCGTACGCCCCCGCTGAGCACTTCGTCGTGGACGCGCACTTCGAGCCGTTCGACACCCCGCGCGAGGTCACCGTGGGCAGCGTCGTCGACGGCCTGCTGCACGTGTACGAGGCCCCCGGCGTCCTGACGTTCGACCTCGACGGGCCGCGGTCGCTCCTGGCGTTCAACGGGCACGCCGGCGGCCTGCACGTGCTGTTCACCGACCGCACGAGCGGAGTCACGACGTATGCGGCGAACCGGAGTCTCGACATCGCCGCACCGGATGCCGACGGTGCAACCCGCATCGACTTCAACCGGTCGACGAACCTGCCGTGCGCGTACACCCCGCACGCGACCTGCCCGCTGCCGCCCGCCGAGAACCGGCTCGACGTGGCGATCGAGGCGGGCGAGCAACTACCCGCAGCCTGACCGCGGAGCACGCGCGGCCGCCGGGCGCGCACCGACGCAGCCGACCCGTCCACGAGAATGGGGGAGCCATGCCACGACCCACCTCCCGCATCCCGCTCAACACCCTCGCCGTCCCGTTCGGCCTCGCCGGCTTCGCCGAGACGTGGTCGTACGCCGCCCCCGTGCTGCACCTGCCCACCGTGGTGCCGCAGGTGTTCTGGGCGATCGCGGCCGTCGCGTGGGTGTGGCTGCTCGGTGCGCACGCCGTCCGGGGCGCACGCGTCAGCGAACGGCTCGTCGACCAGCTCCGCCACCCGGCGCAGGGGCCGATCGCCGCGCTCGTGCCCGCGACCGCGATGCTGCTCGGCGTCGACCTCGCGCGGTTCGCCCCCGTCGCCGGG
Encoded here:
- a CDS encoding DUF1684 domain-containing protein, whose product is MSTTTPANATTPTTTTAPTFAESWTTWHDDHEQARASEHGFLAITSIRWLTATPERFEDAPGSWSTDEDGPVVALAEDETIEVDGQQVTGTHRFGPLPERSSTNVVWRDGEETVVIEVARRGGSDLLRPRHPSNPTRVGYHGTPAYAPAEHFVVDAHFEPFDTPREVTVGSVVDGLLHVYEAPGVLTFDLDGPRSLLAFNGHAGGLHVLFTDRTSGVTTYAANRSLDIAAPDADGATRIDFNRSTNLPCAYTPHATCPLPPAENRLDVAIEAGEQLPAA